From Candidatus Syntrophosphaera sp.:
CCAAATCGGAGGCCGAAATGCTGAAATTCCGCAATTTTGGCAAGAAATCACTGGAAGAAATAATTCAAAAATTAAAGAAATACGACCTGGAACTCGGCATGGACGTCGATGGCATCTATGGCAAGATCCGCGAGGCCAAGAGCCGGGGCATCAAAACCGAAGAGGAAGCCCCCGCCTTGGAAGAGCCCGCGGAAGAGATCGTCACGCCCAGAAAGCCGGTCCCACCATCAAAAAAGAAGGTAAAAAATGCGACATAGAGTTGAAGGCAGAAAATTCGGGCGGGAAATGGACGCCCGCCGGCTGATGATCTGTAACCTGGTCAAATCCATGATCGAACACGGACAGATCACCACCACCCTGGCCAAGGCAAAAGAACTCAGAAGCTATGTTGAACGCGTTGTCACTTACGGAAAGAACGACACCGTCCATTCCCGGCGCCTGGCTTACAGCGTCCTCGGCAGCAGAACCCTGGTGAAAAAACTCTTCACGGAGATCGCGCCCGCCTTTGAAGGCAGAAACGGCGGCTACACGCGCGTCATTAAAGCCGGGTTCCGCAGGGGCGATTCAGCTCCCATGGCGATCATCCAGTTCGTCGAGGAATCAGCCATTAAACCCAAGAAAGACCATATCAAGGCCAAAGACTTGAACAAATAAGTCCTTCTGGCCTCCAATAATGAAAACGGGTTGGCCCTCACAGGCTGGCCCGTTTTTCTTTGACCGCTCTTCTTCCGGTGCCGCATCGACCTTCCTATCTTCCTGAATGACAACACCATGCCCTTATCGCCCCCGGGCCAGGGCGTCTATCACTTGGCTATCCACTGTCTATCACTTGTCTACTATAGACAAGTGATAGACAGTGGATAGCCAAGTGATAGGCAGCTTGAAAAGGATGACCCGTCCTGAAATAGGTTGACCAAAAACCTATAGTAAGGAGTATGACCAATGAAGAAAACACGTCCCCAAGTCCGCTACAGCGAAGAGTTTAAACGCACAGTGGTAGAGGAGATCGAGGCAGGC
This genomic window contains:
- the rplQ gene encoding 50S ribosomal protein L17; amino-acid sequence: MRHRVEGRKFGREMDARRLMICNLVKSMIEHGQITTTLAKAKELRSYVERVVTYGKNDTVHSRRLAYSVLGSRTLVKKLFTEIAPAFEGRNGGYTRVIKAGFRRGDSAPMAIIQFVEESAIKPKKDHIKAKDLNK